TTGAGTGCTCTACCAAGATTACTTATTTCCTCTTCTTTTCCGCTCAGCATGGACTCGAGTTTTTCTATCTCCTTATCCTTATCAGTAAAATTCTCAAGGAATTCCTTAAGTTTTAAGTCCTTTTTCTGAATCTCTGTTTCAAAAACGATTATAGCTTCTTCTTTTTCTTTCAGTCCGGTTTCAAGTTCTTCAAGGATGCTGCTGTATTGAGTAATCCTGCCTTCGAGTCCTTTTATTGCTTCATCTCTTTGAATAAGCTGATCTTCCAGTCCTTTTACAGCTTCATCTCTTTTAGCAAGGTAGTCCTCAAAGTTTTTTATTTTTTCGTTCTTCTCAACGATTTCCTGCTCAAGTTTCCCGATTTTCTCCGACTTTTCGAAGACGAGTTTATCAAGGTCTTTGAATTCGACTACTTTGCCTGTGAGCTTTTCTTCAAGGCTTCTTATGATCCCTTCCGAATCCGATATAGATTTTTCAAGAGTATCTATTTTTCCGGTTTTTGCTTCAAGTTCTTCCTTTAGAGTGCTGCTCTCTCTATCTCTGCCTGCAAACTGTTCTTCAAATTCTTTAATTCTCTGCAAGCTTTCTAAAAATTTTGTTTCCAGGCCTCTTAACTCAGAGTTCTTCTTTGCGAGCTGAAGATTAAGAGAATTTATCACTTCTTTTTCTTCCTCTTCTTTTTCTTTTATTTCCTCTGTTTCTGGAGTAAAAGAAATATCTTTTTTAGAAAAATCTATTTCAGAAAGGTTTTTTTCTGGTTCGGCGGCATAGAACTCATTTTTTTCTGTAAGAAGGCAGATCTGCCCTTTTGTATTTTCACAGATTTCAGCCCAGGCGAGAATTGAAGCTATTGGTGTTATCCTCTTAAATACGGTATCTCCTGTCTTGCAATTGTATACCTTGCTCGCAATGTAGCCTTCCACGGTATTCAGGTCCAGGTTCGGGTCTCCTAGCCTGGAGCCTGTTGCATTTCCTTTTTTTGCTTTTCCCCCGTTTTTCTGCAAAAAATCAACGGTTTCGGAAAATATCTCCCAGGAAAGAAATTGATGTTTTTTCAGGTTATCAACATAAATTCCGTCTTTTTCGGCTCGGGCTTCGAAAAACTGCTTCCCGCTCATAAGTGGAATCTTTGCTGGATTTCCTTTTTTATCGAACTGATTTTTGATTTTCGCAACAACAGGGTCTTCCATGCATGGGCCTCGTAACAGTCTTAGTTTCTGCAATATAATAAGTATAACATTTAATAAAAGTTATGTTTTTCCATAAGTTAATGCGGTAAAAGTAAGTGATCTTTCAGGATACGCAGGCATGATTTCCTCTACATGGGAGCTCCTTAAGAAAGAACTCCTGATCTGGAGAGAGACTTTTACTGCTGAATCTTAGCAGGTAATTGATGATTTTCAAATCGAGAATGGGGGCTTAAATCAGTAAGTAGAGACTCGAACATCTGAATTCTCTTCAATAACTATATATACGTCGTAATTATTATGGAAATTGTTTATAGTATTAAATCCTAATTGTCCATTTATAATCACGTTGGAATTCAATCCCGGGTCTGGAATCAACGCCATACTGAAAAATCAAAGGCGTTGATTCTGTAAACTTAATTGCTTTCTGTTAGAAGAAGGAAAAGATATCTTTATGGCTCTCTGGCTCTATGACAAGAACGGGAGATTTGACAGGACCACGCTTATAAGTTACGAGGAGAGCGCGCTGAAATGGGGAAGGGAACTTTTCACCTATTATTCCAGCATTTCAAATATGGTTTATAGTGACCCTGATTCCGGAAAGATGGAGTTCACGGGATATAATATCACAAAAGCCAGTAAATTTTGAGTCATAAATGATAGTAGCAAATTCCGAAGTCTTAAATCTGGCAAATTCCTACTGAAATCAGTAAATTTCAGACCAATGAGCCAGTGGATTCTGAACTCTTTCAGAATTTATCTTTTATATCTTTGTATTTTTTCCGTATATTCGCCTTTATCTGCTATTTTATCCTTATTATCTTTCTTAAATCCCGTACTGTCTTAGCAATTCTCCTGACAGTTATTCTTATATACGTTTTTGCTTCTTCGACATAATCGAAGCTGTTATATAGTTGCTTCACACAGAATAACTAATCTAGCTACATCCATCTATACAGGATTTTTTTGTTCAACAATTTATAATAATAAATCCTTCGTGGATAACAGAGCTGGATAAATTTGTGCTTCGGATATTCATAACATAGGACTGGAAACGTAATAACTAAGTTAATATAATGATGCTTCATAGATGATACCTGCTAAATTAAATAATGCTAACTTAATATAATTGCCTGAGTTTAAAACTGAATAAAAATCTCAGCTTTAATCAGGTATTAGGGGAGATTATTTTAATTTATTAATACAAACGCTTATTTACCTGAATGTAATTTCACTCAAGTCATGCTTTGACAGCCTTTTGCTGCCTCTGTGCTATTGATAGTGTCGCCGAGTGGCTGAAATACCTTTAATTCACTCAGCCTTTGCTTGCGAGAGGAAGTTCTTAGACGCTTACAGGATAATTCAATCGGAGGGAAGACAAATTTGGTTAATATCAGAGTAAAAACTTGGATGATAGACCTGGTTTTTATGCATATTTTGTTTATTGCAATCCTGTATATAGTCTATGTTTTTATCGTGCCAGTAATAGTTCCCGGTTAATTACAGAGGAAATTTGACCTTAAAGGGTATATCTTATTCAAAAAATGATTGTAAATATGATTAAAGGTGGTCTCAAGTGACGGAAGGAATGAAATCTCAGATAGGCGACAATAACGCGAAAAAAAGAAAACAAGATCCGGATAATGGGGACAATAAATCAAAAGGACTGAAGTCCAAAAGTTATTATCTTGACGTGATCTTTATTCAGCTTTTGCTTCTGTTACTTCTGTATGGAGTCGCAAAGTTTGTTGTGCCCATGCTGTCTTGAAGTTTTTAAATTTGACTGAAAAACTTTCTGGGACTGAAAAACTTTCTGGTTTTCTTCGGTAAGGCGTTTTAAGCTTTTCCGAAGCAGTACCATATTATTTTAAATTGATTTTTTTACATTCAAGTCGTTTATTGATTGTCTTGAGTTCTGGCTCCGGTTTTATTGCCTTTTTCTCATCTGTTCCCTGTTTGTGTCTCTTTTCCATGCAGCTTTGTTATTTGATAACTTTTCCCTACTCTACATGCTCCGCATCTCTTCCTGATTGTAGATCCTCTGACTGTCGTACAAAATGGATACCTTTATTAAAGATCATTTTGTTAATAACAGGTCAATTATTTTCCAACAAGTTCAGTGTCTATTCAGACTTTTTAGTTTTCCCCAGATACCTTCCTTTTCGGTTGCAAAAAAGAAGTTCCAGTTAAATACAGAAATATGGTTTTGCAAACATGTTCAAAAGCCATGGAAATCGTTGAAGTTTTAACTGGGAATTGAGTCTTAGCTGGAAATTAACGTACTTAGAGCTGAATCCGGATAATAGGAGGAATATTTGATTATGCTAATCCAGGTAAACATTAAAATTTAAAAAGATAACTGAATTTGGAGAATCAAATCCATATAAGAACTTTAGCAAAACATAGATCAAAGAGAGCTTTTATAATATCCAATAGTTCATGTGACCTTCACAGAGATACATAACAAAATATTAACTATGCCCTGACCTGCGACAAAACAAATATTATTCCAACAATATTCTGATTTTTTGTCGATTCTATTGCATATTCTTTTTAGAATGTAATGGTATTAATTTATTTAATGTGTATGAGAAAGTGTGTCACTAGATAGTGATTGTTTTGTTATGTATGTAAAATATTCTAAAGTAAAAGAAAGAATGTAAATACTAGTTCTCTATAAATAAATCATGTAATTATAGAAAAATATTTAATGAAGAATTTTTTACTATCAAATGAAAAAAAATCAATAGATCGGGAGGACAAACTTTGAAAATAAGGGTTGTGAGTTCTAGAGAAGAAATCTTTACATTAAATCCAAACGAAAGAATAGTTCACCTGGCTTTCAGGCCTTCAAACAAGGATATTTTCTCTTTGGTCGAGAACTGCCCGAAGATTGAGGTAATACAGCTTCCTAAATCATACAGGCGCACGGTCTCAAAGTCCATAGAGATGTTCCTTGAAATGCAGCGGATCCAGCTCATAGAAGGAGATGTCTGGGGCCACAGAAAGGACATAAACGAATACTACCGCATTCCTTCCTCTATAATTGAGGAGATAAAGGAGCTGAAGATCGAAGGCAAATCCACTGAGGCTATTGAAGAAAAAGTCTCAAGGGAGAGTAAACTGAACCCTGAAATGGTCGCGTACATCCTCAGAAAGGATGTTATTGCTTGAGCCTCTTAAATGCTTTTTCAGGCTCCCATTTTATTTTTTTCTTTTAATTTTTATTGCTTTGTAATTTTTATTTTTTTTCTATTCGTGTTACCTTTTAACCTTACCATCGTTAATTTTTATTACTTTTAAAGTTTTGTTACTTTTTTATTTTTATCACTTTTTATTTTTAATTACTTTTTTATTTTTATTGTTTTGTGATTTTATAATATCACACTTTTTTCAACTCTTTTTCTCACTAAAGCTATTTCTAAAACGCCATCGGAATCGCACTTTTATCTTAAAATTTCCTTCCTATTCGAGTGTAGAAATTTTTCGGAGCTGATACTGTAAATTTCATTGAACTAATACACTGAGATATTCTCTAAATCCTGTAAATTCTTTTAAAAACATATTTGAGTATTTAGAGCACTAGTCTGTTATGTTCTAAACATGTATTTTCCTGGTTTCCTGGTTCTACTTGAGCGAAATTATTCTCCAGGCATTTTTTGTCTTAAACTCATACAGTGCTCTCGCTGGTTTTAGTGATGCCTGTAGAAAAGATCTAAAGGCTTTTTTCTGTCCAGCTTTACCTTTTCCCGTTTTTCAGTTAGGTGTTCACCCTCCTGAGTTCCCGAACAGGATTGTGAACTCCGTCCCTTTATCTCTTTTGAGCTTTATACACCCGTCAATCTGATCAACAAGAATATTTACCAGCTGGAGCCCCAGAGACTTTGTGTTTTTAATGTCTACTCCCTCAGGAATTCCTTTTCCGTTATCCTCCACAGTCAGTCTAAACGGCAGGTCTCCTGCATTTGTGCATTCTTTTCCTATTCCGGAATTTTCGGCATTTAAAGTAAAACCATCTGTTTTGCAAAGGCTTATGAGGATCTTACCTTCAGTTCCTTTGGGAAAAGCGTGTTTTAGGGAATTGGACACCAGTTCATTAACAATAATGCCCAGGGGTACTGCAGTGTCCATATCAAGATAAACCCTTTCAAGATCCAGCTTTAGCTCAATATTCTCCTTTTGTACGGCATATGAACTGAGCAGGTCAGCAGTCAGTTTTCTGAGATAAGCTGCAAAATCAAGGGTATCAATTTGATTTCCTTTATACAATTCTTCATGGATAATAGCCATGGAGGTAACCCGGTTCTGGCTCTCTCTGAAGGCTTCAAGCATTTTTTTGTCGCTGAATTTTTCGGCTTCAAGGCTGAGCAGAGACGATATTACTTGCAGGTTATTTTTAATTCTATGATGGATTTCTTTTATACGCGCTTCATCGATTTTCTTCAGTGTATCTTCAGCTGCTCTACGTTCGGTAATATCGCGGATCAGACTCTGTATATCTCCGTGCACTCCCGAACCTGCCGGAAGTTTTTGCAGTACTTCCATCACCCATTTGACTTCCCCATCTTTTCTGCGTATTCTGTACTCAGTTTCAGTAGAACGGTCAGGGTTAGAGGTTAACTTTTGTATGTTTTCGAGAACATAGGGCAAATCTTCAGGCACAACTATTTCTGTCCATTTAACCGTGCCGAAAAGGAAATCTTCTTTACTGTAACCTGTAATTTCTTCAACCTCTCCGCCAATGAATAAGGGCGCTAGATTCCTGTCAAGCCTGAACTCTATAAGCCCTTTTATATTATTCACGAGTGAATAGTGGTTCTTCTGTTTTATCTGCCCCCTTTTCGGCTCCGTTATACTTTCGGAGCCCGCTATCCTTAGACCAAGCAATCTATATATTCGGCCCTGATCATCCTCGAGGAAAACGGTTTTTTGCTTGAATGCCTCCTCGCTCTTTTTAAGCTCCCTAAAAAGGAGGCTGTAAGGAGCTTCAAACCCTGTCTCAATTATCGCAGTATAAATCAGATAAAATGAAAGAATTTTAAAATAATGACCCAGAAAATTGAAAAACCCATATACATCCACGTAAAGAGTAAAGGCAAGTTCTCCGAGGATTGTAACTACTATTGACGCCTCTACAAGCCTGAAAACACGTACGTCGAACTTATCTCGTTTTGTGTATAAAAAAATAAGCGAACATAGAAGAATTAATGATATGATATATTCGCTTATAATCTTAAAAGGAGTAAGCCCTGAACCTTCTATGTAAGAATCTGGAAAGTTTCTAATAGTAAAGATTGAGAGAATACAGCCAGTTGTGATAACTGCGTATATGAAAAAAATTTTCCAGAAGAACTTGTTTTTTTCTCTGGCTCCAGTATCTCCGTTTTCATTTCCTGCACTATACTCTTTTAACAGCAGTGGAGCTATAAACAGGGACATACTTTCCATATACCTGGCTGCAATCCAGAGCTGAGTAGGAAGGTTTGCATCAAATTGAGGAAAAATCCCCATTCCTTTGTATGCAAACGTATGGAGAAGGTCCAGGCTCGCAACAAAAAAATATGCAATTCCTATAAGTATAAGATATCTGTTCTCCAGCCGGTCTTTTGATTTTGATACTATGAGAAAAACGACATATGCTACATATATGCTGAATAACTCTGCCAGAGTATGGAAGAGGAGGTAGTTACTCCGGCTGGTTATGTAGAGCAGACAGGCTAACGCTACCCAGAGTATTACTTCATAGGACTTTACTCTCGTTTTTCCCCTTAACACCATCTGGTATGAACCTACCTTTTTTGAATTCCTGTTCTTTCCAAAGCTTACTTCTTTCTGTTTCTAAATAAATATCTTGCTTAATATAAAGCTGCGTCAGATTATTTTGAAGATATCCATTTTTTATAGAGTATATATTTGTTTGAACGATATTGTCTTTTTTTTCGAAAATATGTCTGTATTTTAAATGCAAAACAAGAATCCCGTAACCTTCATCTCTTCATCCATGCCCTTATAATTAAACCTGATTTTTTACTTACAGGCGGATCACAATCTTTACAGCAGGATTACGGGATAGCCAGA
The genomic region above belongs to Methanosarcina horonobensis HB-1 = JCM 15518 and contains:
- a CDS encoding coiled-coil domain-containing protein produces the protein MEDPVVAKIKNQFDKKGNPAKIPLMSGKQFFEARAEKDGIYVDNLKKHQFLSWEIFSETVDFLQKNGGKAKKGNATGSRLGDPNLDLNTVEGYIASKVYNCKTGDTVFKRITPIASILAWAEICENTKGQICLLTEKNEFYAAEPEKNLSEIDFSKKDISFTPETEEIKEKEEEEKEVINSLNLQLAKKNSELRGLETKFLESLQRIKEFEEQFAGRDRESSTLKEELEAKTGKIDTLEKSISDSEGIIRSLEEKLTGKVVEFKDLDKLVFEKSEKIGKLEQEIVEKNEKIKNFEDYLAKRDEAVKGLEDQLIQRDEAIKGLEGRITQYSSILEELETGLKEKEEAIIVFETEIQKKDLKLKEFLENFTDKDKEIEKLESMLSGKEEEISNLGRALKTKVGETRALQEKILVKQRDMEKLEESILVKDRDLKILAEEVIAKSAEIKRIEEKLNGKERRVNTAEAMLAASEEKVRKLEKQISGYAGEEKLAGQLREKEDLIKQLKRTLVSKEEEVSRLNEENRKYRMQQKLSAEGLRQIEEQKTSRKWWRRL
- a CDS encoding transcriptional regulator FilR1 domain-containing protein → MALWLYDKNGRFDRTTLISYEESALKWGRELFTYYSSISNMVYSDPDSGKMEFTGYNITKASKF
- a CDS encoding DUF1699 family protein encodes the protein MKIRVVSSREEIFTLNPNERIVHLAFRPSNKDIFSLVENCPKIEVIQLPKSYRRTVSKSIEMFLEMQRIQLIEGDVWGHRKDINEYYRIPSSIIEEIKELKIEGKSTEAIEEKVSRESKLNPEMVAYILRKDVIA
- a CDS encoding MASE3 domain-containing protein, with the protein product MVLRGKTRVKSYEVILWVALACLLYITSRSNYLLFHTLAELFSIYVAYVVFLIVSKSKDRLENRYLILIGIAYFFVASLDLLHTFAYKGMGIFPQFDANLPTQLWIAARYMESMSLFIAPLLLKEYSAGNENGDTGAREKNKFFWKIFFIYAVITTGCILSIFTIRNFPDSYIEGSGLTPFKIISEYIISLILLCSLIFLYTKRDKFDVRVFRLVEASIVVTILGELAFTLYVDVYGFFNFLGHYFKILSFYLIYTAIIETGFEAPYSLLFRELKKSEEAFKQKTVFLEDDQGRIYRLLGLRIAGSESITEPKRGQIKQKNHYSLVNNIKGLIEFRLDRNLAPLFIGGEVEEITGYSKEDFLFGTVKWTEIVVPEDLPYVLENIQKLTSNPDRSTETEYRIRRKDGEVKWVMEVLQKLPAGSGVHGDIQSLIRDITERRAAEDTLKKIDEARIKEIHHRIKNNLQVISSLLSLEAEKFSDKKMLEAFRESQNRVTSMAIIHEELYKGNQIDTLDFAAYLRKLTADLLSSYAVQKENIELKLDLERVYLDMDTAVPLGIIVNELVSNSLKHAFPKGTEGKILISLCKTDGFTLNAENSGIGKECTNAGDLPFRLTVEDNGKGIPEGVDIKNTKSLGLQLVNILVDQIDGCIKLKRDKGTEFTILFGNSGG